The stretch of DNA ACGTACATGGGCAGGCCGCTGAAGGAGCGGCGGGATCTTGCGGGAAACGCGCGCGAGGCCCTGGACCTGCTCAGGAAGCGTCAACCCGCCTCACCCGGGGGGAAGTTCGCCTGGGCGTTGCAGCACGCCCGGTCCCTCTCGCAGACCGCCACGGTCTACGCCTTCCCCCTGGGCACCCCCCAGGGCGAGACGGACGCCATGCTGTACCGCGACCGCCTCATGGCGCAGAACACCGCCTGGTGGCAGCGGCACACCGGCGGCAAGGTACTCCTGTCGGCCCACAACGCCCATGTGGGGTACGAGAGTTACGACCCGAGCTACCCGAAGATGCAGGGCGCCTTCCTGCGGGACCGGCTCGGCGACCGGTACGTCAGCATCGGGTTCACCTTCGACCGGGGCTCGCTCATGGCGCAGAGCGCGGAATCCGAGGCGTGGAAGCCGCGATCGGTGGGCGCGGCCACGCGCGGCATGAACGAGTACACGCTCGACAAGGTGCGTCACGACGACTACTTCCTGGACATGAGGACCGCTCCCGCGACCGCCCGGAAGTGGCTGGGCAAGGCCCGGATGACCAAGAGCATCGGTACGGCCTTCCCTGACGGCCCCCACAAGATCCGCCTGGCGCCCTCGTACGACATCCTCATCCATCTGGATCGCGTCACCGCAGCTCACCGCCAGTCTCAATGACCGAGACGAGCCGTCCCAGGTATTGACTGGCCCATACATCCAACGCGACAGTGCCGGTCGTGCGGAGTGAAACGACAGCAGCAGAGAAACAGCAGGCCCAGGACGCGGACGCGAGCCCCGAGAGCATGCGCCGCGTGGCGGTGGCGTCGTTCATCGGGACGGCCATCGAGTTCTACGACTTCTACATCTACGGCACGGCGGCCGCGCTCGTCCTGAACGACGCCTTCTTCCCGACCCTGGACCCGGTCAACGCCACCCTCGCCTCCTTCTCCACCTACGCGGTGGCGTTCGCGGCGCGACCCATCGGCTCCGTGGTCTTCGGGCACTTCGGTGACCGGGTCGGCCGCAAGTCGGTGCTCGTGGCCTCGCTGCTGCTCATGGGCCTCTCGACGGCGCTCGTCGGACTCCTGCCCGGATACGGCACGTTGGGCATCTGGGCGCCGGTCCTGCTGATCCTGCTGCGCTTCCTCCAGGGCATCGGGCTCGGCGGCGAGTGGGGCGGGGCCGCGCTCCTCGCGGTGGAGCACGCGCCGAAGAAGAAGCGCGGCCTGTACGCCGCCTTCCCCCAACTCGGCCCCTCCGTGGGCTTCTTCGCGGCGACCGGAGTCTTCTGGCTGCTCTCCGCCGTCCTCTCCGACGACGCGTTCCGCACCTGGGGCTGGCGCGTGCCGTTCCTGCTCTCCTTCCTCCTTGTCGGCGTCGGACTCTTCGTGCGGCTGCGCATCAGCGAGACGCCGGTCTTCGCGAAGGTCATGGACGCGCAGGAGGCCAGCAAGGTCCCCACGCTCGACGTGCTGCGGCGCTATCCGCGCGAACTGCTGCTCGGCGCCGGCGGGATGGTCGTCGCGTACGGGCTCTTCTACACGGCGACGACGTACTGCCTCGCCTACTCCACCGGCACCCTGGGCGTCTCGCGCGACACCATGCTGGGCCTCTCGCTGGTCGCCTGTCTCTTCCTCGCGGCCGGTACGTGGCTCGCCGCGACCCGCTCCGACGGTGCGGGGCGCCGCAAGCTGGTCCTCGTGGGCGCCGGGCTCGCGGTGGTGTGGGGCCTGGTGCTCTTCCCCCTCCTGGACACAGAGCAGCCGGTGCTGATGGCGCTGGCGCTCGGCGGCGCGCTGTTCTGCATGGGTGTCGTCTACGGGCCGATGGGCGCGTATCTGCCGGAGCTGTTCGGTACGAACGTGCGCTATTCGGGCGCCTCGCTCGCCTACAACCTGGGCGGTGTGCTCGGCGGCGCGGTCTCCCCTCTGGTGGCGACGCGGCTGCAGTCGGCGTTCGGTTCCTCGTCGGTGGGCTGGTACGTGAGCGCGATGGCGGTCGTGTCCCTGGTGTGTGTTCTCGCGCTGCCGGAAACCCGCGAGCGGGAACTGTCATGAGACCGGCGTGAACTCGATAAACGTAATGCGGCGCGCGTGAGGAGTTGTGGGCGAGTGAATTCTTCACACGTCTAGACCACATACTCCTGCCATATCCGGAATGGCCAATTCACCTACTGAGCCACCATCGTTCATTGTCCTTCGCCAATGCGTCCCAGAGCAGGTTCAACGGGTGCCCAAAATCACAGGAATCGCGGTCGCCGCGCCGCGTGAACACCCCGACGAGCACCTCGGTGCGCGGGCCGGTATCGCCGACGACATCGAGCCGCCGCAGCCCCCCGGCCTCCGGGAGGCTGCCGCTCTCGGCGGCCTCCGCGATACCCCTGGTGACGAGCATGGCCCCGCTCACG from Streptomyces sp. BA2 encodes:
- a CDS encoding erythromycin esterase family protein encodes the protein MARTVRRTVPLALAGTLGLGALVAPQAGASPATTDPVPAIESAAQPLRSTDPGGSTKDLRPMGRMVGDASVVGLGEATHGSHEFFTMKDRVFRYLVEEKGFTTFAQEVSWTTGLRFDAYVRGGEGDVRELVHEELAKTPWDTEEYVELLTWMRAYNDKHPHRQVRFMGNDLNYPEIGDELFDGVEDYVRAHEPDLLPTITELYAPMRRLANGDTYMGRPLKERRDLAGNAREALDLLRKRQPASPGGKFAWALQHARSLSQTATVYAFPLGTPQGETDAMLYRDRLMAQNTAWWQRHTGGKVLLSAHNAHVGYESYDPSYPKMQGAFLRDRLGDRYVSIGFTFDRGSLMAQSAESEAWKPRSVGAATRGMNEYTLDKVRHDDYFLDMRTAPATARKWLGKARMTKSIGTAFPDGPHKIRLAPSYDILIHLDRVTAAHRQSQ
- a CDS encoding MFS transporter, with protein sequence MRRVAVASFIGTAIEFYDFYIYGTAAALVLNDAFFPTLDPVNATLASFSTYAVAFAARPIGSVVFGHFGDRVGRKSVLVASLLLMGLSTALVGLLPGYGTLGIWAPVLLILLRFLQGIGLGGEWGGAALLAVEHAPKKKRGLYAAFPQLGPSVGFFAATGVFWLLSAVLSDDAFRTWGWRVPFLLSFLLVGVGLFVRLRISETPVFAKVMDAQEASKVPTLDVLRRYPRELLLGAGGMVVAYGLFYTATTYCLAYSTGTLGVSRDTMLGLSLVACLFLAAGTWLAATRSDGAGRRKLVLVGAGLAVVWGLVLFPLLDTEQPVLMALALGGALFCMGVVYGPMGAYLPELFGTNVRYSGASLAYNLGGVLGGAVSPLVATRLQSAFGSSSVGWYVSAMAVVSLVCVLALPETRERELS